The proteins below come from a single Chryseobacterium bernardetii genomic window:
- a CDS encoding ExbD/TolR family protein, with protein MKIQRRNKANPEFSLAAMTDVILLMLIFFMITSSAANQSAIEVNLPKAGAVEDNIPNPVIVSIKPDGSYFVDDNPVNKGELEQIITDKLNGQTNKSFTIRADENTMHKDVVFVMEIAEKHKFNIAIATVKDK; from the coding sequence ATGAAAATTCAGAGAAGAAATAAAGCCAATCCGGAATTCAGTTTAGCAGCGATGACAGACGTTATCCTGTTGATGCTGATATTCTTTATGATTACCTCCTCAGCGGCAAATCAGAGTGCCATAGAGGTGAATCTTCCGAAAGCCGGAGCTGTTGAAGATAATATTCCAAATCCTGTTATTGTAAGCATTAAGCCAGACGGATCTTATTTTGTGGATGATAATCCGGTAAATAAAGGAGAACTGGAGCAGATCATTACAGATAAATTAAATGGGCAGACCAATAAATCTTTCACGATCAGAGCTGATGAAAACACCATGCATAAAGATGTGGTTTTCGTAATGGAAATCGCCGAAAAACATAAATTTAACATTGCTATAGCAACTGTTAAGGATAAATAA
- the accD gene encoding acetyl-CoA carboxylase, carboxyltransferase subunit beta, protein MAFDWFKRKAKNITTSTDEKKDVPKGLWHQTPSGKVVEHDELKRNNYVSPEDGFHVRIGSAEFFDILFDGGKFTELDANVESIDILNFKDTKPYKDRLKEVKAKTKLTDSIRNAVGTVKGTEMVVSCMDFAFIGGSLGSVMGEKIRRAVDYCIKHKLPYMIICQSGGARMQEATYSLMQLAKVQAKLAQLSEAGLLYIAYLCDPTFGGITASFAMTADIIMAEPGALIGFAGPRVIRETIGRDLPEGFQTSEFLQEKGFVDFIVKRTEIQDTVAKTVNLLAAKA, encoded by the coding sequence ATGGCATTCGACTGGTTTAAAAGAAAAGCAAAAAACATTACCACCTCTACTGATGAGAAAAAGGACGTTCCCAAAGGTCTATGGCATCAGACTCCATCAGGAAAAGTTGTGGAACATGATGAATTAAAGAGAAATAACTACGTTTCTCCTGAAGATGGATTTCATGTGAGAATAGGAAGTGCGGAATTTTTTGACATCCTTTTTGACGGTGGTAAATTTACCGAACTGGATGCCAATGTTGAAAGTATTGATATCTTAAACTTTAAGGATACGAAACCTTACAAGGACCGTTTAAAAGAAGTAAAAGCTAAAACTAAACTTACAGATTCCATCAGAAACGCTGTAGGAACAGTAAAAGGAACTGAAATGGTAGTTTCTTGTATGGATTTCGCTTTTATTGGAGGATCTTTAGGCTCTGTAATGGGGGAAAAAATCAGAAGAGCTGTAGATTACTGTATCAAGCATAAACTTCCGTATATGATTATCTGTCAGTCCGGAGGTGCGAGAATGCAGGAAGCTACTTATTCTTTGATGCAGTTGGCTAAAGTACAGGCTAAATTAGCTCAGCTTTCAGAAGCAGGTCTTTTATACATCGCTTACCTTTGTGACCCAACTTTTGGTGGAATTACAGCATCTTTCGCGATGACTGCTGATATCATTATGGCTGAACCTGGGGCATTAATCGGTTTTGCAGGACCAAGAGTAATCCGTGAAACTATCGGTAGAGACTTACCGGAAGGGTTCCAGACCTCCGAATTCTTACAGGAAAAAGGATTTGTTGACTTTATTGTAAAAAGAACTGAAATTCAGGATACGGTTGCTAAAACAGTTAACTTATTAGCTGCAAAAGCATAA
- a CDS encoding DUF6973 domain-containing protein — protein MRTFKIFFNTIRSMSFKKIMRLLSLVLPHPLFAILSFHATVKAFAIAQAKFPETASNNGIGNAFRHALWCCFIMMYCCKISSPKKALDFCKRMTDLHEELFPNQPLETKMDLHNNKFGMDYFMELLPGIHRQFFEKSFFVDGLIKKMDDAKVLKSLDDDFEGHLVYLEE, from the coding sequence ATGAGGACTTTTAAAATATTTTTCAATACCATCCGGAGTATGAGTTTTAAGAAGATCATGCGTCTTCTATCACTTGTTCTCCCCCATCCTCTTTTTGCCATACTCAGCTTTCACGCTACTGTTAAAGCATTCGCCATCGCACAGGCAAAATTCCCCGAAACAGCATCTAACAATGGTATAGGAAACGCTTTCAGGCATGCTTTATGGTGCTGCTTTATCATGATGTACTGCTGCAAAATTTCCTCTCCTAAAAAAGCACTGGATTTCTGTAAAAGAATGACAGATCTGCATGAAGAGCTGTTTCCCAACCAACCCCTGGAAACCAAGATGGATCTTCACAACAATAAGTTCGGAATGGATTATTTTATGGAGCTTTTACCCGGAATTCACCGCCAATTCTTTGAAAAAAGCTTTTTTGTAGATGGATTGATTAAAAAAATGGACGATGCAAAAGTGCTGAAAAGCCTGGATGATGATTTTGAGGGGCACCTTGTTTATCTTGAAGAATAA
- a CDS encoding nucleoside recognition domain-containing protein, which yields MVLSRIWSAFIIIAITIASIKYISSSHYKTIFNDMVVGKGGDTVKIATQPMNALSPIVRDSLMKKNDFADSRIHYKTDSLKQNVKVYRVQEADGAIGTSETAVKICLGLIGIMTLFMGFMSIAEKAGGINLLSRFIQPFFSKLFPDIPKNHPAFGHMLMNFSANLLGLDNAATPFGLKAMESLQTLNPNKDTASNSQIMFLCLHAGGMTLIPVSIIAIRASMGSKTPTDIFLPCMIATFAATLAAMIIVSLYQKINLLRPVVIAYVGGISAVIGLLVVYLVQLSKDELDDFSKILSNGLILFIFLAIVLGAVYKKINVFDAFIEGAKEGFTTCVKIIPYLVGMLIAISLLRTSGVFDVIIDGMKWVANAASLDPRFVDGLPTALIKPLSGSGARGMMVDTMATFGADSFQGKLAAVLQGSSDTTFYVIAVYFGAVAIKNTRYTVIAMLLADLVGIITSIALAYLFFA from the coding sequence ATGGTTCTCAGCAGAATTTGGTCGGCATTTATTATCATTGCCATTACCATTGCCAGTATAAAATACATTTCATCAAGCCATTACAAGACCATTTTCAACGATATGGTGGTTGGGAAAGGTGGTGATACCGTGAAGATCGCCACTCAACCTATGAATGCACTGTCCCCAATCGTGAGGGATAGCCTGATGAAAAAAAATGATTTTGCTGACAGCAGAATTCACTATAAAACAGATTCTTTAAAGCAAAATGTAAAAGTTTACCGTGTTCAGGAAGCTGATGGGGCTATTGGAACTTCAGAAACCGCCGTAAAAATATGCCTGGGATTAATTGGAATTATGACCCTTTTCATGGGATTCATGAGTATTGCTGAAAAAGCAGGCGGAATTAACCTTTTAAGTAGGTTTATTCAACCATTCTTTTCTAAATTATTTCCTGACATTCCTAAAAATCACCCGGCATTTGGGCATATGCTGATGAATTTCAGTGCCAACCTCCTTGGATTGGATAATGCCGCCACTCCCTTCGGATTAAAAGCAATGGAAAGTCTCCAGACTTTAAATCCTAATAAAGATACTGCCAGTAATTCACAGATTATGTTTCTGTGTCTTCACGCAGGTGGAATGACGCTTATTCCCGTATCTATTATTGCGATCCGGGCTTCAATGGGATCCAAGACTCCTACTGATATCTTTCTGCCCTGTATGATTGCTACTTTTGCTGCAACCCTGGCTGCTATGATTATTGTTTCTTTGTACCAGAAGATCAATCTCCTTCGCCCGGTAGTTATTGCATATGTTGGAGGAATTTCAGCAGTAATCGGTTTACTGGTTGTCTATCTTGTACAACTTAGCAAAGACGAACTTGATGATTTCAGTAAAATATTGAGTAACGGGCTTATTCTCTTTATTTTCCTGGCTATTGTACTTGGAGCTGTTTATAAAAAGATAAACGTTTTTGATGCCTTTATTGAAGGCGCTAAAGAAGGATTTACTACCTGCGTAAAGATTATTCCTTACCTGGTTGGAATGCTGATCGCTATTTCCCTTCTAAGAACTTCCGGAGTTTTTGATGTTATCATTGACGGAATGAAATGGGTTGCCAATGCTGCCAGCCTGGATCCAAGGTTTGTGGACGGACTTCCTACAGCACTCATCAAACCTTTATCTGGATCAGGAGCAAGGGGAATGATGGTAGATACCATGGCGACTTTCGGAGCAGACAGTTTCCAGGGGAAATTAGCAGCAGTTCTTCAGGGAAGCTCAGATACTACATTTTACGTGATTGCAGTGTATTTTGGTGCTGTAGCCATTAAGAATACAAGATATACGGTAATTGCTATGCTTTTGGCGGATCTGGTAGGTATTATTACTTCTATTGCGTTGGCTTACTTATTTTTTGCTTAA
- a CDS encoding cupin-like domain-containing protein — translation MILQNVDVVTDISKEDFQKNYFKKQKPLLIKNFASRWDAFDKWNLAYIREKAGDQEVPLYDNKPADAAKSSDAPVTHMKMKDYIDTIKNRPSDLRIFFYIITDRLPELLKNFTYPDLGMKFFKRLPTLFFGGSEAHVLMHYDVDLGDFMHIHFEGKKRILLFDQKQSPFLYKVPLSVHTIYDVDYENPDYEKFPALKYAKGYEIFMEHGDALFIPGAFWHFNRYLEPGFSLSLRALPNKPDVFANMLYHVFIMRYTDKIMRKLFKAKWVNYKQKWAYKKSSEALEKHLHKGN, via the coding sequence ATGATTCTCCAAAACGTAGATGTAGTAACTGATATCAGTAAAGAAGATTTTCAGAAGAATTATTTCAAAAAGCAGAAGCCTCTTTTAATCAAGAATTTTGCAAGTCGGTGGGATGCTTTTGACAAATGGAATCTTGCCTATATCCGTGAAAAGGCAGGAGATCAGGAGGTTCCTCTGTATGATAATAAGCCTGCTGATGCAGCTAAAAGTTCTGATGCTCCGGTAACCCATATGAAGATGAAGGATTATATTGATACGATAAAAAACAGACCTTCAGATCTTAGAATTTTCTTTTATATCATTACAGACCGGCTTCCGGAACTGCTTAAAAATTTCACCTATCCGGATCTGGGAATGAAGTTCTTCAAAAGGCTTCCTACCTTGTTTTTTGGAGGGAGCGAAGCTCATGTGCTAATGCATTATGATGTAGATTTGGGCGATTTTATGCACATCCATTTCGAAGGGAAAAAGAGAATTCTGTTGTTCGATCAGAAACAGTCACCGTTTTTATATAAAGTACCATTATCTGTTCATACCATCTATGATGTAGATTACGAAAATCCTGATTACGAAAAATTTCCGGCTTTGAAATATGCAAAGGGGTATGAAATTTTTATGGAACATGGTGATGCTCTTTTTATTCCGGGAGCATTCTGGCATTTCAACAGGTATCTTGAACCTGGGTTTTCACTTTCATTGAGGGCTCTTCCCAATAAGCCTGATGTCTTTGCCAATATGTTGTATCATGTCTTTATCATGAGGTATACAGATAAGATTATGCGTAAGCTGTTTAAAGCTAAGTGGGTGAATTATAAGCAAAAATGGGCCTATAAAAAAAGCTCAGAAGCATTGGAAAAGCATTTGCATAAAGGGAATTAA
- a CDS encoding MotA/TolQ/ExbB proton channel family protein encodes MLLTELSQILFAQITTPAVAADNLEFSFWKIMFHGGAFAKIVMVTVLLLGVFSLYLFFERFFFIKRLTSKTDSNFMNNIEDFIREGKIEAAADYCKTQNSPEGRILEKGISRLGRPVSDIVSAMEAQAQVEVANMEKNLNLLAVVPSIAPMLGLLGTVIGMIIAFFNLSHATGSFSPKTLSEGIYTALGQTAVGLAVAIPANFCYNILLTRIDKFVLKAQNMSGEFLDLINKPL; translated from the coding sequence ATGCTGTTAACGGAACTTTCTCAGATTTTATTTGCACAAATCACAACCCCTGCAGTTGCCGCAGACAATTTAGAATTTTCATTCTGGAAGATCATGTTCCACGGAGGAGCCTTCGCTAAAATAGTGATGGTTACCGTATTGCTGTTGGGAGTATTTTCCCTGTATCTGTTTTTTGAAAGATTTTTCTTTATTAAAAGGCTTACCTCAAAGACAGATTCTAACTTCATGAACAATATTGAGGACTTTATTAGAGAGGGAAAAATAGAAGCAGCAGCTGATTATTGCAAAACACAGAACTCTCCGGAAGGAAGAATTCTTGAAAAAGGGATCTCAAGATTAGGACGCCCTGTTTCTGATATCGTAAGCGCAATGGAAGCTCAGGCGCAGGTAGAGGTTGCCAATATGGAGAAAAACCTGAACCTCCTGGCGGTAGTACCGAGTATCGCACCAATGCTGGGGCTTTTGGGAACTGTAATAGGGATGATTATTGCATTCTTTAACCTTTCCCATGCAACTGGATCATTCTCTCCAAAAACTCTTTCAGAAGGTATTTATACCGCTTTAGGGCAAACCGCAGTAGGTCTTGCAGTGGCCATTCCTGCTAACTTCTGCTACAATATTCTTTTAACAAGGATTGATAAGTTTGTATTGAAGGCTCAGAATATGTCAGGAGAATTTTTAGATCTAATCAACAAACCTTTATAA
- a CDS encoding CBS domain-containing protein, with translation MFIKDYISKDFPCFSLSDSIESARNTLEDFGYSHIFIKKSHHFYGALAKDFLYEEDGGTLKELEHQIERFAILDDNNIMDSIRLFYTFNTNVIPVINKNEKYLGYITCDDIFQDLSRYPLFSETGAILTVETPARKYSMTEIANIVESNNSKFYGGFISFMSDEVIHITIKISNENLASIDSTFDRYDYRIVEKYYSDEKSDLFKDRFGFFQKFIEI, from the coding sequence ATGTTTATCAAGGACTATATCTCAAAAGATTTCCCATGTTTTAGCCTGTCGGACTCTATAGAGTCGGCCAGAAATACATTGGAAGACTTCGGATATTCTCATATTTTCATCAAAAAATCCCACCATTTTTACGGAGCCCTTGCCAAGGACTTTTTATATGAAGAGGATGGTGGCACACTGAAGGAACTTGAGCATCAGATTGAAAGATTTGCCATTCTGGATGACAATAATATTATGGATAGTATCCGCCTGTTCTATACATTCAATACTAATGTGATTCCGGTGATTAACAAGAATGAAAAGTATCTGGGATATATTACCTGTGATGATATTTTTCAGGACCTTTCCCGTTATCCGCTGTTTTCAGAAACAGGAGCTATCCTTACCGTAGAAACTCCTGCCAGAAAGTACTCCATGACGGAAATCGCCAATATTGTAGAAAGCAATAACTCGAAATTTTATGGTGGATTCATTAGCTTTATGTCTGATGAGGTAATTCATATTACCATCAAGATCAGTAATGAAAATTTAGCCTCGATAGATTCAACTTTTGACCGGTATGATTACAGAATTGTTGAGAAATACTATTCTGATGAGAAATCCGATCTTTTTAAAGACCGGTTCGGTTTTTTCCAAAAATTTATAGAAATATAA
- a CDS encoding toxin-antitoxin system YwqK family antitoxin → MKYIFLLFFSFSFMGTAQKPCGYKDGLQEGSCKEFYENGQVKNTIEWKKGKKEGDAVFYHDNGKLNAKGEFRKDFKVKEWVYYDKNGVLTAKEIYRNGDKNVYDNSFTATFYSPKGVIEEVSNYKFAKLNGETKLYHEDGKSVKQIGQYDNGLATGKWKVFYPSGKLQRETEFVNDKWNGNRIHYREDGSIEKTEVYKDGKLISTK, encoded by the coding sequence ATGAAATACATTTTTCTATTGTTTTTTTCTTTTTCATTCATGGGGACTGCTCAGAAGCCTTGTGGATATAAGGATGGATTGCAGGAAGGAAGCTGCAAAGAATTCTATGAGAATGGACAGGTAAAAAATACCATTGAATGGAAGAAAGGAAAAAAAGAAGGTGATGCTGTTTTTTATCACGACAACGGAAAACTCAATGCAAAGGGAGAGTTCAGGAAAGATTTCAAGGTAAAAGAATGGGTTTACTATGATAAAAATGGAGTTCTTACGGCTAAAGAAATTTATAGAAATGGAGATAAAAATGTTTATGACAACAGTTTTACAGCCACTTTTTATTCTCCCAAAGGAGTTATAGAAGAAGTTTCCAATTATAAATTCGCAAAACTGAACGGAGAGACCAAACTTTACCATGAAGACGGAAAATCTGTAAAACAGATAGGGCAATATGATAATGGTCTTGCCACAGGAAAATGGAAAGTATTTTATCCGTCAGGCAAATTACAGCGTGAAACAGAATTTGTTAATGACAAATGGAATGGCAACAGAATCCATTACCGCGAAGACGGAAGCATTGAAAAAACAGAGGTCTATAAAGACGGAAAATTAATCTCAACAAAATAA
- a CDS encoding bestrophin family protein, which translates to MILSEFMRVYNTKHFIKILFSLHKSDTLKILFPSMVLVGLYSWGIQYLEVEYLHLTTKSGISNVGMIHSLLGFVLSLLLVFRTNTAYDRWWEGRKLWGKLVNDTRNLAIKINTVLGDNRQDAEQVSRYLKYFPHFLAKHLSKESTRLALDEDYSEIEKSLKNHGPSEIIILLSHKLNQLKKEGKISEIEMLYLDTQLSGFLEVCGGCERIKNTPIPYSYSSFIKKFIILYVFALPIAYVITIGLFMIPLTVFVYYVLMSLELIAEEIEDPFNNDENDIPMETIAQNIEKNVHQIMGKK; encoded by the coding sequence GTGATATTAAGCGAATTTATGAGAGTCTACAACACAAAACATTTCATTAAAATCCTTTTCAGTTTACACAAAAGCGACACCCTGAAGATTCTTTTCCCAAGTATGGTTCTGGTAGGATTATATTCCTGGGGAATTCAATATCTGGAAGTGGAATACCTTCATCTTACTACAAAATCAGGAATAAGTAATGTGGGAATGATTCACTCTCTTTTGGGGTTTGTGCTCTCTCTTTTATTGGTTTTCAGGACCAATACAGCTTATGACAGGTGGTGGGAAGGAAGAAAACTGTGGGGGAAACTGGTGAATGATACTAGAAATTTAGCCATAAAAATCAATACTGTTCTTGGAGATAACCGTCAGGATGCAGAACAGGTTTCAAGATATCTCAAATACTTTCCTCACTTCTTAGCCAAGCATCTTTCTAAAGAATCAACCCGGCTGGCTTTAGATGAAGATTATTCAGAAATTGAAAAATCTTTGAAAAATCATGGTCCAAGTGAGATTATTATCCTTTTAAGCCATAAACTGAATCAGTTGAAAAAAGAAGGCAAAATTTCAGAGATTGAAATGCTCTATCTGGATACTCAGCTTTCAGGATTCCTGGAAGTATGTGGCGGATGCGAACGGATTAAGAATACACCTATTCCTTATTCTTATTCATCGTTCATTAAGAAATTCATCATTCTTTATGTATTTGCCCTTCCCATTGCTTATGTAATTACAATAGGCCTTTTTATGATCCCGCTTACGGTATTTGTATATTATGTACTGATGAGCCTTGAACTGATCGCAGAAGAGATTGAAGACCCTTTCAACAATGACGAAAATGATATACCGATGGAAACCATAGCCCAGAATATTGAAAAAAATGTTCATCAGATTATGGGTAAAAAATAA
- a CDS encoding NAD kinase: protein MKAAIYSQKKDLDTFLYLSKFISELETRGVKSVLYDEMAEALQFSKIFETFNNKQDLLDKEVDLFFTFGGDGTIVNSLTFIEDLEIPVVGVNTGRLGFLAFFTKEEAFKELDSILKGDVKTSRRSVIEVVSPNLEGFFPYALNDVTISRKETTSMITIDSYINNEFLNIFWGDGVIISTPTGSTAYSLSCGGPIISPNNENFVITPIAPHNLNVRPLVVNDKVEIKLRVESRVPQYSLSLDSRLIHIETDKEIIIRKAGFQLLLVQPNNLSFYETIRQKLLWGRDKRN, encoded by the coding sequence ATGAAGGCAGCCATATATTCTCAGAAAAAAGATCTTGATACTTTTTTATATTTAAGCAAGTTTATCTCTGAACTTGAAACCAGAGGTGTAAAATCTGTTCTGTATGATGAAATGGCTGAAGCACTTCAGTTTTCGAAAATTTTCGAAACATTCAATAATAAACAGGACCTTTTAGATAAAGAAGTGGATCTTTTCTTCACTTTCGGCGGAGACGGAACCATTGTAAATTCACTTACATTTATTGAGGATCTTGAGATTCCTGTAGTTGGTGTAAACACCGGAAGACTTGGGTTTCTGGCCTTCTTTACCAAAGAAGAAGCCTTTAAGGAACTTGATTCTATCTTAAAAGGAGACGTAAAAACAAGCCGCCGTTCGGTCATTGAAGTAGTCTCTCCTAATCTGGAAGGATTTTTCCCTTATGCCTTGAATGATGTAACCATTTCAAGAAAGGAGACAACCTCTATGATTACGATAGACTCTTATATTAACAACGAGTTTTTGAATATATTCTGGGGTGATGGAGTTATTATCTCCACACCTACCGGTTCCACCGCTTACTCTTTAAGTTGTGGCGGGCCTATTATTTCTCCCAATAACGAAAACTTTGTTATCACCCCTATCGCTCCTCACAATCTGAATGTAAGACCTTTAGTGGTAAATGACAAAGTGGAGATTAAGCTCAGGGTGGAAAGCAGAGTACCACAATACTCATTGTCTTTAGACTCCAGGCTGATCCATATTGAGACCGATAAGGAAATTATCATCAGAAAAGCAGGTTTTCAGCTTCTTCTGGTACAGCCCAACAATCTGAGTTTCTACGAAACCATCCGTCAGAAGCTACTTTGGGGACGAGATAAAAGAAATTAA
- a CDS encoding ferric siderophore ABC transporter substrate-binding protein, with translation MRSYTANKNEENRDRVKSALLSILIWAAILLFVFYYKLKPELDKEPEVVTTMLVNFGDNRNGNGAEEPAEQPGSLAAETEVVTPEPVEVPVPETKTEVKPEPVVKPDPKKVEAKEKVITGNNSKNTVAKKEESKKSEKKEAASTSTAKNTKKSGAVKANSKTGNGDGQGNAAIGKFLGGKGQKPGGQGDGNGPGNAGDPLGGEGNGDSKVGIDRKLVGYIPGTMGRGGAQPSHSCTASGSITISYTVDKAGNVVSARRTGGISDPCVASTSVAWVKKYVKAEKASVSSTGTYKITF, from the coding sequence ATGAGAAGCTATACTGCAAACAAAAATGAAGAAAACCGGGACAGGGTAAAAAGTGCGTTGCTTTCTATCCTGATTTGGGCTGCTATTCTGCTTTTTGTTTTCTACTATAAATTAAAACCCGAACTGGATAAAGAACCCGAAGTTGTAACCACTATGCTGGTGAACTTCGGAGACAATAGAAACGGAAACGGTGCGGAGGAACCTGCAGAACAACCGGGAAGCTTAGCGGCTGAAACAGAAGTGGTAACACCAGAACCCGTAGAAGTTCCTGTACCTGAAACTAAAACCGAAGTAAAGCCTGAACCTGTTGTTAAACCTGATCCAAAGAAAGTTGAGGCTAAGGAAAAAGTGATTACCGGAAATAATTCAAAGAATACGGTTGCTAAAAAAGAAGAATCTAAAAAATCAGAAAAAAAGGAAGCTGCAAGTACAAGTACTGCTAAAAATACTAAAAAATCAGGAGCTGTTAAGGCCAATTCAAAAACCGGGAACGGTGACGGGCAAGGAAATGCAGCTATTGGTAAGTTTCTAGGCGGGAAAGGACAGAAACCCGGCGGACAGGGTGATGGAAATGGCCCCGGAAACGCAGGGGATCCATTAGGAGGAGAAGGTAACGGTGATAGTAAAGTAGGAATCGACAGGAAACTCGTAGGGTATATTCCAGGGACGATGGGAAGAGGAGGAGCGCAACCCTCTCACAGTTGCACAGCCAGTGGATCTATAACCATTTCCTATACGGTTGATAAAGCAGGAAATGTGGTGTCGGCAAGAAGGACTGGCGGAATTTCAGATCCTTGTGTGGCATCTACATCCGTTGCCTGGGTGAAGAAATATGTTAAAGCTGAAAAAGCAAGTGTATCCTCTACCGGAACTTATAAAATCACATTCTAA
- a CDS encoding RNA methyltransferase, translated as MVQKLKLEELNRIDVETFKKVEKIPLVIILDNIRSMHNVGAAFRTADAFLIEKIILCGITPQPPHREIHKAALGATESVDWSHEEDTNNAISDLKSKGYEIIGIEQTTGSQMITDFTIDKSKKYALILGNEVEGISDEVLPNVDVFLEIPQLGTKHSLNVSVCGGIVMWEFAKALK; from the coding sequence TTGGTACAGAAACTAAAACTGGAGGAACTTAACAGAATAGATGTAGAAACATTTAAGAAAGTTGAAAAAATTCCGTTGGTCATCATTTTAGATAATATCAGAAGTATGCACAACGTAGGTGCAGCTTTCAGAACGGCAGATGCCTTTTTAATTGAAAAAATAATCCTCTGCGGAATTACCCCGCAGCCTCCTCACCGCGAAATCCATAAAGCAGCATTAGGAGCTACGGAAAGTGTAGACTGGTCTCACGAGGAAGATACCAACAATGCTATTTCTGATCTGAAAAGCAAAGGATATGAAATTATAGGAATTGAACAGACTACCGGCAGCCAGATGATCACAGATTTCACAATAGATAAGTCAAAAAAATATGCTTTGATTTTAGGAAATGAAGTGGAAGGAATCAGTGATGAAGTATTACCTAATGTGGATGTATTTTTAGAAATCCCACAGCTTGGAACCAAGCATTCTCTTAACGTTAGTGTATGCGGCGGAATTGTGATGTGGGAGTTCGCAAAGGCCCTAAAATAA
- the fbaA gene encoding class II fructose-bisphosphate aldolase, whose amino-acid sequence MSRIFPAGVATGQLVTDIFQYAKENKFALPAVNVIGSSNVNATMETAAKLNSPVIIQFSNGGAAFNAGKGLSNDGQKSAILGAIAGAKHIHTLAEAYGATVILHTDHCAKKLLPWIDGLMDANEDFFKQTGKSLYSSHMLDLSEESLEENLEISAKYFERMAKLQMTLEVEIGVTGGEEDGVDNSDVDNSKLYTQPEDVAYTYEKLKAISDNFTIAAAFGNVHGVYKPGNVVLTPKILDNSQKYVQEKFGTAAKPINFVFHGGSGSTLEEIREAIDYGVIKMNIDTDLQFAYTEGIRDYMVNNVDYLRSQIGNPEGEEKPNKKFYDPRVWVRKGEETFSTRLVKAFEDLNNVNTLK is encoded by the coding sequence ATGAGCAGAATTTTTCCGGCAGGAGTTGCCACAGGTCAGTTAGTTACTGATATCTTTCAGTATGCTAAAGAAAACAAATTTGCATTGCCTGCAGTAAACGTAATTGGATCAAGCAACGTAAACGCTACGATGGAAACTGCAGCGAAATTAAACTCTCCTGTAATTATTCAGTTTTCAAATGGTGGAGCTGCTTTCAATGCAGGGAAAGGATTAAGCAATGACGGACAAAAGTCTGCAATCTTAGGAGCTATCGCTGGAGCAAAGCACATTCACACTCTTGCAGAAGCTTACGGAGCAACAGTAATTCTTCACACAGACCACTGTGCAAAGAAATTATTGCCTTGGATCGATGGATTAATGGATGCTAATGAAGATTTCTTCAAGCAGACAGGGAAATCTCTTTATTCTTCTCATATGTTAGACCTTTCTGAAGAATCTTTAGAAGAAAACCTTGAGATTTCAGCTAAATACTTCGAAAGAATGGCTAAACTTCAGATGACTCTTGAAGTAGAGATCGGAGTAACTGGTGGTGAGGAAGACGGTGTTGACAACTCAGACGTTGATAACTCTAAATTATATACTCAGCCTGAAGATGTAGCTTATACTTATGAAAAATTAAAAGCTATTTCTGATAACTTTACAATTGCGGCAGCGTTTGGTAACGTACACGGAGTTTACAAGCCAGGAAACGTAGTTCTTACTCCAAAAATCCTTGACAACTCTCAGAAATATGTTCAGGAGAAATTCGGAACTGCAGCTAAACCAATTAACTTTGTATTCCACGGAGGTTCAGGATCTACTCTGGAAGAAATCAGAGAGGCAATTGACTACGGAGTAATCAAAATGAATATTGATACTGACCTTCAGTTTGCATACACAGAAGGCATTAGAGATTATATGGTTAACAATGTTGATTATTTAAGATCTCAAATCGGAAACCCTGAAGGAGAAGAAAAACCTAACAAGAAATTCTATGACCCAAGAGTATGGGTAAGAAAAGGTGAAGAAACTTTCTCTACAAGATTAGTAAAAGCATTTGAAGATTTAAATAACGTAAATACTTTAAAATAA